A portion of the Bacteroidota bacterium genome contains these proteins:
- a CDS encoding zinc dependent phospholipase C family protein, with the protein MRTSKARILILLGLLLLSTQTFAWGFYAHKKINELAVFALPPEIFGLYKLNLSFLSDHAPDPDSRRYAVPEEGARHFLDADRYEGALPFDTIPRQWEEAVMKYSEDTLQKHGIVPWHLELMIKRLTYAFKEKDLYKIFRYSADIGHYVGDLNVPLHTTANYNGQFTNQHGIHALWESRLPELFASGYDFMIGKAAYVENINTHIWQHLEYSHSLVDSVLNVERRISTQFSEEKKYSFEQRGSSTVKVYSQEFSKAYHKELGAMVEDQMRRAVKMLADLWFTAWVNAGQPDFKGTQQQIQWSEQDKKEMQEIDKKVREGIILGRPEPNE; encoded by the coding sequence ATGAGGACAAGCAAGGCAAGAATATTGATTTTGCTTGGGTTGTTATTGTTGTCCACCCAAACTTTTGCATGGGGATTCTATGCACATAAGAAAATCAATGAACTTGCAGTCTTCGCGCTCCCTCCTGAAATCTTTGGACTCTATAAGCTGAACCTCTCATTTTTGTCTGACCATGCACCCGACCCTGATAGCAGACGCTATGCCGTACCGGAAGAAGGCGCACGTCACTTTTTAGATGCAGACCGATATGAAGGTGCTTTGCCGTTTGATACTATCCCTCGTCAGTGGGAAGAAGCAGTAATGAAGTACAGCGAAGACACACTCCAAAAACATGGTATTGTTCCGTGGCATTTGGAGTTGATGATAAAGCGCCTTACCTATGCTTTTAAAGAAAAAGACCTATATAAAATCTTTCGCTATTCAGCAGACATTGGACATTATGTAGGCGATTTGAATGTTCCGCTACATACAACAGCTAATTACAATGGGCAATTTACTAATCAGCATGGGATTCATGCACTTTGGGAAAGTCGTTTGCCAGAGTTGTTTGCATCGGGTTATGATTTTATGATAGGAAAGGCAGCTTATGTTGAAAATATTAATACGCACATTTGGCAACACTTAGAATATAGCCATTCTTTGGTGGATAGCGTGTTGAATGTTGAAAGGAGAATATCAACGCAATTTAGCGAAGAGAAGAAATATAGTTTTGAACAAAGAGGCTCAAGCACTGTGAAGGTTTACTCACAGGAGTTTAGCAAAGCATATCACAAAGAGTTAGGTGCCATGGTGGAAGACCAGATGAGACGGGCTGTAAAAATGCTTGCAGACCTTTGGTTTACTGCATGGGTTAATGCAGGCCAACCGGACTTTAAAGGTACTCAGCAGCAAATACAATGGAGTGAACAAGACAAAAAAGAAATGCAGGAGATTGATAAAAAAGTTAGGGAAGGTATAATTTTAGGTCGCCCGGAACCAAACGAGTAA
- a CDS encoding DUF4836 family protein, with product MLKIAKRLIALVIVMILGVLVFIWYRSSQPPALLGLIPKDIQKAGFIDVRNVLKKAYSAGATDLHELPYPAVLMDLFSFVENPKEPGINLFSELVWFQHNEGYSCLFVRLANVDKWSDFLTQHRDKIHCQAIEQTDDISYTRLQNYNAVLAWRGKHLALLFDDTSAEQLSYSQAEQVLKPNAYNSILDRVYEKTAPDLVYYDLKKNQSLALKLLPGKVRYEWNEYLQAQKTFKPFSNAKLNENKESDTSVIVLSAHFLKQPANAALLPSINLPDKLNSLGFYYPTHSASARTQIVPYTNSPEILSEFNIDEKGFLFLFDLKELNIQAKQIVPAIRKVSEFQRFVMIANQTNQTKQVIGTCYFSAKDKLPFREVTKFILESSLLKN from the coding sequence ATGCTTAAGATTGCTAAAAGGCTGATTGCACTTGTGATTGTGATGATACTAGGAGTGTTGGTATTTATTTGGTATCGCTCTTCTCAACCGCCTGCTCTGCTGGGACTTATTCCAAAAGACATTCAAAAAGCAGGATTTATTGATGTGCGCAATGTGTTAAAAAAGGCATATTCCGCTGGAGCAACTGATTTGCACGAGTTACCTTATCCTGCGGTATTAATGGACTTATTTTCTTTTGTAGAAAACCCCAAAGAACCGGGTATAAACTTATTTAGCGAGTTGGTGTGGTTTCAACACAATGAAGGATATAGTTGTTTGTTTGTCCGCCTTGCCAATGTAGATAAATGGAGTGATTTTCTTACACAACATAGAGACAAAATTCATTGTCAAGCAATAGAGCAAACTGACGATATCAGCTACACACGCTTGCAAAACTATAATGCAGTGTTGGCGTGGCGTGGCAAACACTTAGCCTTGTTGTTTGATGACACAAGCGCAGAACAGCTCTCATATTCACAAGCTGAACAAGTGTTGAAACCCAATGCATATAATTCCATACTTGACCGTGTGTATGAAAAAACTGCTCCCGATCTTGTCTATTATGATTTGAAAAAAAATCAATCACTTGCTTTGAAATTATTACCGGGCAAGGTGCGATATGAGTGGAATGAATACTTACAAGCTCAAAAAACTTTCAAACCTTTTTCAAATGCTAAGTTGAATGAAAACAAGGAGTCTGATACTTCGGTGATTGTGCTAAGTGCCCATTTTCTAAAACAACCTGCAAATGCGGCTCTATTACCCTCAATAAACCTACCTGACAAGTTGAATAGCTTGGGTTTTTATTATCCAACACATTCAGCAAGTGCTCGCACACAAATAGTTCCTTATACCAACAGCCCTGAAATATTATCCGAGTTTAATATTGATGAAAAAGGCTTTCTCTTTCTGTTTGATTTAAAAGAGTTGAATATTCAAGCAAAACAAATTGTACCTGCAATCAGAAAGGTCTCAGAGTTCCAAAGATTTGTAATGATTGCCAATCAAACCAATCAAACCAAACAAGTGATAGGAACGTGTTATTTTTCTGCCAAAGACAAACTGCCTTTCAGAGAAGTAACTAAATTTATTCTGGAAAGTAGTTTGTTAAAAAACTAA
- a CDS encoding pyridoxine 5'-phosphate synthase, with protein MTNHTKLSVNINKIALIRNSRGTNNPHLITVAQDCERFGAQGITVHPRPDQRHVRYDDLEPLSKIVTTEFNIEGNPTKEFTRKVLEIRPAQVTLVPDAENQLTSDHGWDTVKDKSRLRDLIAPYKEAGIRVSIFLNAEPKLIEAAQQTGTDRIELYTGPYAWGYHQNREKAILPYIEVAKAAQQVGLGLNAGHDLDLKNLHYFYSNIPGLLEVSIGHALICDALYLGLENTIKLYLNRLNPTFELK; from the coding sequence ATGACAAATCACACCAAACTCAGTGTAAACATCAATAAAATTGCGCTTATCCGCAACAGTAGAGGAACTAACAACCCTCATCTGATAACTGTTGCACAAGATTGTGAACGATTCGGAGCACAAGGAATAACGGTGCACCCTCGCCCCGATCAACGACATGTGAGATATGATGACTTGGAACCGCTTTCTAAAATTGTTACAACTGAGTTTAATATTGAAGGAAATCCAACAAAAGAGTTTACCCGAAAGGTGTTAGAAATAAGACCTGCACAGGTTACTCTCGTACCGGATGCAGAAAACCAGTTGACCAGCGATCACGGTTGGGACACCGTAAAAGACAAAAGCAGATTAAGGGATTTGATTGCTCCATACAAAGAAGCGGGAATCAGGGTGTCTATCTTTCTGAATGCAGAACCTAAACTGATAGAAGCTGCTCAACAAACAGGAACAGATAGAATTGAACTATACACCGGTCCTTATGCTTGGGGATATCATCAAAACAGGGAGAAAGCCATTTTGCCCTATATTGAAGTTGCAAAAGCTGCGCAACAAGTTGGGCTTGGACTCAATGCAGGACATGACCTCGATTTAAAAAATCTACATTATTTCTATTCCAATATTCCGGGATTGCTTGAAGTGAGTATAGGTCATGCACTTATTTGTGATGCTCTTTATCTTGGTTTGGAAAATACAATCAAATTATATCTGAACCGATTAAATCCGACTTTTGAATTGAAATGA